The proteins below come from a single Hugenholtzia roseola DSM 9546 genomic window:
- a CDS encoding UbiA family prenyltransferase, which translates to MIFSKSTWQHLRIPFSIFLMPVFSFAAWQSSYFSIEKYILIWIILHLFLYPASNGYNSYFDKDEGSIGGVEKPLQVSKELYFVSLLFDVIALLLGWIAFDIVFMLSLFLYGLASKAYSHKTIRLKKYPIISWLIVSFFQGFFTYFIVWIGFRIPLFSQDFDILFYQSLYQDVFFPTFWQPALFTSLLIGAAYPMTQIYQHQEDRSRGDRTLSLLLGIKGTFLFTGLGFSLATVYFFLMVENLQIFTYFILFLSPVLFFFSYWAWQVLQTPKAANFKNTMRLNMISSLMMIICFSFFMILKQIS; encoded by the coding sequence ATGATATTTTCAAAATCCACTTGGCAGCACCTGCGTATCCCTTTTTCTATCTTTTTGATGCCTGTCTTTTCCTTTGCAGCTTGGCAGAGTTCATATTTTAGTATAGAAAAATACATTTTAATATGGATTATTTTACACCTTTTTCTCTATCCTGCCAGCAATGGCTATAATAGCTATTTCGATAAAGACGAAGGCAGTATCGGGGGAGTGGAAAAGCCGCTACAAGTTAGTAAAGAACTCTACTTTGTTTCGCTGCTATTTGATGTAATTGCTTTACTGCTTGGTTGGATAGCCTTTGACATAGTTTTTATGTTAAGCCTCTTTCTCTACGGCTTGGCATCTAAGGCATATAGCCACAAGACTATCCGTCTTAAAAAATATCCTATTATCAGTTGGCTTATTGTTAGTTTTTTTCAAGGATTTTTCACCTATTTTATCGTATGGATAGGCTTTAGGATTCCCTTATTTTCACAAGATTTTGATATTTTATTTTATCAAAGTTTGTATCAAGACGTGTTTTTTCCTACTTTTTGGCAGCCTGCTCTCTTTACCAGCCTGCTTATTGGGGCGGCTTATCCGATGACACAAATTTATCAGCATCAAGAAGACCGAAGTCGGGGCGACCGCACTCTAAGTCTGCTTTTGGGCATCAAGGGGACTTTTTTATTTACAGGGCTTGGTTTTAGTTTGGCTACGGTTTATTTCTTTTTGATGGTAGAAAACTTACAAATTTTTACCTATTTTATTTTGTTTTTAAGTCCTGTTTTGTTTTTTTTCAGTTATTGGGCGTGGCAGGTTTTGCAAACGCCAAAGGCAGCAAACTTTAAAAATACGATGCGGCTCAATATGATTTCCTCTCTTATGATGATTATTTGTTTTTCTTTTTTTATGATTTTAAAACAAATTTCCTAA
- a CDS encoding DUF4421 family protein → MWQRYGFWLAFTMLFLGNASVLGAAPESENCENKTFLDSTYIQNFINQFSFRFVFSQKANVLYLSKWKGREPFVLDYRSNRNLNMGIGLSYKQFSTNLLIRTPFVNNDQDRRGISNFLDLQANFFSPRLNGDVFFQRDVGFYQHNITDYEPNWWENAEKYPLYPNMRVLAFGATLYQALASHKFSYQSAFVQNALQKRSAGSVLIGAHFYGMHAKNNDTENVIKDWEKSLFYQVGGQLGYGQTFVKRQKWFCTFAPALGLGLGWRDLDFEEQNLRARLKLMPSLHFKGALGYNSKTFYGGFNYQTSYFLSAFPILNSAKEEFLITQSPQRWRIFIGYRWNLPDKKKNPNKQARKKLQKES, encoded by the coding sequence ATGTGGCAAAGATACGGCTTTTGGCTTGCTTTCACAATGCTTTTTTTGGGAAATGCGAGTGTTTTAGGGGCGGCACCAGAATCAGAAAATTGTGAAAACAAAACCTTTTTAGATTCTACTTACATTCAAAATTTTATTAATCAGTTTTCCTTTCGTTTTGTCTTTTCTCAAAAGGCAAATGTCTTGTATCTATCCAAATGGAAAGGTAGAGAACCTTTTGTATTAGATTATCGTTCAAATCGTAATCTAAATATGGGTATAGGTTTGAGCTATAAACAGTTTAGTACCAATTTGCTTATTCGCACGCCTTTTGTAAATAACGACCAAGATAGGCGCGGCATTTCTAATTTTTTAGACCTGCAAGCCAACTTTTTTTCTCCCCGTCTGAATGGGGACGTTTTTTTTCAGCGTGATGTGGGCTTTTATCAGCATAATATTACAGATTACGAACCAAATTGGTGGGAAAACGCGGAAAAATATCCTCTTTATCCGAATATGCGCGTGTTGGCTTTTGGCGCAACGCTCTATCAGGCACTTGCTTCGCATAAATTTTCCTATCAATCGGCTTTTGTGCAGAACGCCTTGCAGAAGCGAAGTGCAGGTTCGGTCTTGATTGGAGCGCATTTTTACGGCATGCACGCCAAAAATAATGACACTGAAAATGTCATTAAAGATTGGGAAAAAAGTTTATTTTATCAAGTAGGAGGGCAATTAGGCTATGGGCAAACCTTTGTGAAAAGGCAAAAATGGTTTTGTACCTTTGCGCCCGCCTTAGGTCTGGGACTGGGTTGGCGCGATTTAGACTTTGAAGAACAAAACCTGCGAGCGCGACTCAAATTGATGCCTTCTCTGCATTTCAAAGGGGCTTTGGGCTACAATAGCAAGACTTTTTATGGCGGTTTTAATTACCAAACCAGTTATTTTTTATCCGCATTTCCTATTTTAAATTCGGCAAAAGAGGAGTTTTTAATCACACAAAGTCCGCAAAGGTGGCGCATTTTTATTGGCTACCGTTGGAATCTGCCTGATAAAAAGAAAAATCCTAACAAACAAGCGCGAAAAAAATTACAAAAAGAATCGTAA
- a CDS encoding NADH-quinone oxidoreductase subunit L, translated as MNTAPSASYFFSHFVSNFLVKREPFLYLAGTILSFFFFLWAGYETFYIDKKSSLTLFETLWFEVGAWQFSLHFALHLQNFLLVLAVLLISFSVQLYSFYYISQKSYKKEYFRWLFFFSICMIALLLSQDLLLLFCFWELLGLCSFALIALENGREGLQGRKATEVFLYNRVADIAFIAALAFLVFHFKTTNLLIINDLLKTSSLFYQQTNFFWLSIALMIAAFGKSAQVPFSLWLPKAMVAPTPVSALLHAATMVASGIFLLTQVFFILDKNALELLLWIGFLTLLLGNLFALFSPKIKGVLAGSTVAQLALMVLALSLASPLVALFHLLTHAFFKALLFLVAGSLMKKTGQDKLENLKGIFHKKWKQSKMLIVAFFFAAYSLLGLPLSAAFLSKEALMGLFWQEKGLFFTLVFMILNLLSALYLGRLASYLWAREGKSLHFTLKTTSYEKISFLILLVFCSFLPFSFSPFHSPDWVSVTFEVDLPIWIIILNTILNILIFAVAFFLIDWKKIEKLHLKISMFYGTIEQTIYTFLQKISYYFDYIDDKILATVPLRLAFLQVRLSYLMREKVETILTKQPENLGKTQVVWGYLMSWIDKYFVDAFVLLFSLFWKKMSWTLGLWQTKRVQFYLLWGFVLLILMIFIFIFKNKI; from the coding sequence ATGAACACAGCCCCTTCTGCGTCTTACTTTTTTTCTCATTTTGTTTCAAACTTTTTAGTAAAAAGAGAGCCATTTTTGTATTTAGCAGGCACAATTCTTTCATTTTTCTTTTTTTTATGGGCAGGATATGAAACGTTTTACATAGATAAAAAAAGCAGCCTAACGCTATTCGAAACCCTTTGGTTTGAAGTAGGCGCGTGGCAGTTTTCCCTACATTTTGCCTTGCACCTTCAAAATTTTTTACTTGTTTTGGCGGTGCTACTTATCTCTTTTTCTGTGCAGCTTTATAGCTTTTATTACATAAGTCAGAAAAGCTATAAAAAAGAGTATTTCAGATGGCTTTTCTTCTTTTCTATTTGCATGATTGCCTTGCTCCTTTCACAAGATTTGTTGCTTTTGTTTTGTTTTTGGGAGCTATTGGGTTTGTGTTCTTTTGCGCTTATTGCCCTTGAAAATGGCAGAGAGGGACTGCAAGGTAGAAAAGCGACTGAAGTTTTTCTCTACAATCGCGTGGCAGATATTGCCTTTATTGCGGCTCTTGCTTTTTTAGTCTTTCACTTCAAGACCACTAATTTGCTTATTATCAATGACTTATTGAAAACAAGTTCTCTTTTTTATCAACAAACCAATTTCTTTTGGCTTAGTATTGCCCTAATGATTGCTGCTTTTGGCAAGTCGGCGCAAGTTCCTTTTTCTTTGTGGCTTCCTAAGGCAATGGTTGCGCCTACCCCTGTTTCTGCTCTTTTGCATGCGGCTACAATGGTAGCTTCTGGCATTTTTTTGCTCACGCAAGTTTTTTTCATTTTAGATAAAAATGCACTCGAACTCTTACTTTGGATAGGATTTCTTACACTTTTATTGGGCAATCTTTTTGCTCTTTTTAGCCCTAAAATAAAGGGCGTTTTGGCAGGTTCTACTGTGGCGCAGTTGGCTCTGATGGTGCTTGCCTTATCACTGGCTTCGCCTTTGGTGGCACTGTTTCATCTGCTCACCCATGCCTTTTTTAAGGCTCTACTTTTTTTGGTGGCAGGTAGTTTGATGAAAAAAACAGGACAAGATAAATTAGAAAATCTGAAAGGTATTTTTCATAAAAAATGGAAACAAAGTAAAATGCTAATAGTGGCTTTCTTTTTTGCAGCCTACTCACTCTTGGGGTTGCCTTTAAGTGCAGCCTTCCTTTCAAAAGAAGCCTTGATGGGGCTTTTTTGGCAAGAAAAAGGACTATTTTTTACGCTTGTTTTTATGATACTCAATTTACTTTCTGCCCTTTATTTGGGGCGTTTGGCATCTTATTTATGGGCAAGAGAGGGAAAAAGTTTGCACTTTACACTTAAAACTACTTCTTATGAAAAAATAAGTTTTCTGATTCTTCTTGTCTTCTGCTCCTTTCTGCCTTTTTCGTTCTCGCCTTTTCATAGCCCCGATTGGGTTTCGGTTACTTTCGAAGTAGACCTACCTATTTGGATAATTATTCTAAATACTATTTTAAATATTTTGATTTTTGCAGTAGCTTTTTTCTTGATAGATTGGAAAAAAATAGAAAAATTACACCTAAAAATAAGTATGTTTTATGGCACAATAGAACAAACTATTTATACTTTCTTGCAAAAAATATCTTATTATTTTGATTATATTGATGATAAAATTTTAGCAACAGTACCGCTTCGTCTTGCCTTTTTGCAGGTTCGCCTTTCTTATTTGATGCGAGAAAAAGTAGAAACCATTTTGACAAAGCAACCTGAAAACTTAGGGAAAACGCAGGTTGTTTGGGGATATTTGATGTCATGGATAGATAAATATTTTGTAGATGCTTTTGTATTGCTTTTTTCACTATTTTGGAAAAAAATGAGCTGGACGCTTGGACTTTGGCAAACCAAAAGGGTGCAGTTTTACCTGCTATGGGGATTTGTTTTGCTTATTTTAATGATTTTTATTTTTATTTTTAAAAATAAAATTTAG
- a CDS encoding chloride channel protein encodes MKNIAEKLFFYLFKWLFLALLIGFLMGFSGAFFLYALESVELYRTQQPLLLLFLPIGGLLISMLYHHWGREVEKGNNLIIEQIQNPTQEISLKMAFLVLMGTLCTHLFGGSAGREGTAVQMGSSIADQFSFLLKYLKKRFVAFQNHIEYQKDRRTLLRMGTAAGFAAVFGTPLAGTVFALEVVKRNHIDTKAAFPTILASFFAYYFAQFFCHQWQVAHSIYPFLKVAEFTLNHFLICLLVGFLCGIVAFVFIHFTDLIKNILQKINSKIVLKNGKSYPPLRTFIGGVVFIAFVSLFFPYWDTRYLGLGVPLILGAFESPSLPYDFMMKLFFTALTIGAGYKGGEVTPLFFIGATLGSTLSLWLPMDTALLAGLGLVGVFAGATHTPIACILMGIELFGGQVAFYLAIVCFLAHKLTGSKSIYSAQD; translated from the coding sequence ATGAAAAATATAGCCGAAAAACTCTTTTTTTACCTTTTCAAATGGCTTTTTTTAGCCCTTCTGATAGGCTTTTTGATGGGCTTTTCGGGTGCTTTTTTCCTGTATGCCCTCGAAAGTGTGGAACTTTATCGCACACAGCAGCCCTTACTTTTGCTTTTTTTGCCAATAGGAGGTTTGCTAATTTCAATGCTCTACCACCATTGGGGGCGCGAAGTAGAAAAAGGAAATAATTTGATTATAGAACAAATACAAAATCCTACACAGGAAATTTCGCTCAAAATGGCGTTTTTGGTTCTGATGGGAACGCTCTGCACGCACCTTTTCGGCGGCTCGGCAGGTAGGGAGGGGACGGCAGTGCAGATGGGTAGCAGCATAGCCGACCAGTTTAGTTTTCTTTTAAAATATCTTAAAAAACGATTTGTAGCTTTTCAAAATCATATCGAATATCAAAAAGACCGCAGAACCTTGCTTCGCATGGGAACTGCCGCAGGTTTTGCAGCCGTCTTTGGAACGCCCTTAGCAGGAACGGTCTTTGCCTTAGAAGTAGTGAAAAGAAATCATATTGATACAAAGGCAGCCTTTCCTACTATTTTAGCTTCTTTTTTTGCCTACTATTTTGCTCAATTTTTTTGTCATCAATGGCAGGTAGCTCACTCAATCTATCCCTTTTTGAAGGTAGCCGAATTTACTTTGAATCATTTTCTGATTTGTCTTTTAGTAGGATTTTTATGTGGAATCGTAGCTTTTGTTTTTATTCATTTTACAGATTTGATAAAAAATATACTACAAAAAATAAATTCAAAAATCGTACTAAAAAATGGAAAAAGTTATCCGCCCTTGCGCACTTTTATAGGTGGCGTTGTTTTTATCGCCTTTGTTTCTCTCTTTTTTCCTTATTGGGATACGCGCTATTTGGGTCTGGGTGTGCCTCTAATTCTCGGAGCTTTCGAAAGTCCCTCGTTACCTTATGATTTTATGATGAAACTTTTTTTTACTGCCCTAACGATTGGCGCAGGCTACAAAGGGGGGGAGGTTACGCCTCTCTTTTTTATAGGCGCGACTTTGGGCAGTACCTTATCGCTTTGGCTACCGATGGATACCGCTTTGCTCGCAGGCTTGGGTTTGGTCGGCGTTTTTGCAGGAGCTACTCACACGCCAATCGCCTGTATTTTAATGGGAATAGAACTTTTTGGAGGTCAAGTAGCTTTTTATTTAGCGATTGTTTGCTTTTTGGCGCATAAACTAACAGGCAGCAAAAGCATTTATAGCGCACAAGACTAA